TTATCTCATATACCTTtaaagttttttagaaagttataCTTAAAACAAAAGGACTTgtacaagaaaatattttgataaaacaacaaaaacttgGACTTTTAGAAAACATTATAATactaatagaaaacaaaatttgataaaaaagaactaaatgatcataaatgacaaattattttttaaaattcattatcaAAAAGGTGATATAGAATTtctcctttaatttttttttgaaaaattatacataaaacGAAGgatttgtacaaaaaaaaagtgatttaaaattcatgtgtataaatatatatatttttaaagtctcTAGCTATTTCAGTAATACAAGTACGAACCAGCAGTAAAGCCTATCTTCCAAATGCGATCATCACTAAAAATTCGCAACTCTCGCTTCAAAACATAAACTTGGAGAAAAAGAAAGCACTAACCTTGATAAATCTTAGTGGAAGTCCTTAATCTGTTGGAGCCTCACGCAAGGAACATCTCGATCTCTCTTTTCCTTTAACGGGTCGAACCCCGCCGCCACGACCATCGTCTCCGGGCAATCTCGTGGGTTCtgttgatgataaaaaaaattcatcaaatCAAAGATTATGTAATAAGTCAGTAACAGatttaaagaagaagatattaagCCCTCCCAAATCAGTAATAAATCAGAAACAGATTACTGGAGACTTTACCTGGACGGTACTTTCGTCTTCTTGTTTGTAAAActctcccaaatcacacccacATACTTGGTCACGATCTCTGCGTATATGTAAGGTTTCAACAGTAACGAATCAATTACGCAAATCATAAAATATGACTGGAGAAATTTAAGCAAAGTAAAGATGGATATAGAACCGTGGCTAGCGAAGATGCTTTGAATAGAAGGAGGCAGAGATGACCTGAACTGGAGACGTTGCTGACGCCGAACAGAGGAGAAGGGTACTGGAGGTGAaacgaagaagaacaagaaaaagaacaagaagaagaagccgcTTTGGGTGAGAagatgatgaggatgaggatgattTATGGATTCGTTAACGAGATCTTATTTCATCGGACGGGAGCGTTAATTTATAGATTTCGAACTTGAACTGAAACAATAAATATTACCGTTTTTTTGTTAACCGTTATTGAACTATATTCGGTGATCATAAgagttaattaataatttatgcaTAAAGGAATTAACTTTCGTGGGCCTTACTCTCTGTTTATGATGTGGCCCAAAGTACAAATGATGGGTCGCTGCTCGGTGACGTGGCTCGCTCCTGGGTCCGTTTCCACCCGAAGGACGAGAAGCTCGTTCGCTACCAAACCCTTTTAAGTTCGACGCTATCTCCGTCACAAATCCGAGCCCTCGGATCTTCCaggttatttttttctttattaattctCCCTCGAATTGGTTACAATGatcttgttttgatttgattgattttgagtttgttttggGGATTATAATGGTTCGAGGGCCGTGTGGATGAAGAAGACCCTTTTGTTTATCACAGGGATCGAGCTCCTCGTGGTGAATGAACCAACTAGGTTATGCATAAGTGAGAATCGCCTTACTGATGAAGAGTTGAAGATTGCTGGTGTGCCACAAGTAACATCAATTGGGGTTTCTTCTGtctgctctctttttttttttaatttgaaaattagttTCTTTATGCCAATGGATAAAATTTATTGACTTTGTTGAGTCGTGTGTAGTGTAGGATGCGTTTGTGCTATGTAGGATATTCCAGAAAAGCCGTGCAGGGCCTAATAATGGAGAGCAGTACGGTGCTCCTTATCTTGAAGAGGAGTGGGAAGAGGATAAGATTACATTTGTACCGGAACAAGATGCTCTCTGTGAAGGATTGGTTGTTGATGATGATAAAGTGTGTAATGTATCTTAGCCTACTACAATCTTTTTTGGGATCTTTCCTTCTTtcttatgtaatatattttagtaaccCATTCGTGTGTGATTTGCAGGACAAGTCAACCATTTCACTCGTGGGAATGGTCAAGAGACTGGAACTGGGACTTTATTGGACAATTCTCATTGTCAGTTCATCCCTTAATCATTGGTGTTACTGGACTTTTGCTTCTTGAGAGGTATAAGATTTTACTTAaaaatgttctttctttttgaTAGTGTTGTTGCAAATCGAGGATAAATCTGATCACTACAGGTACCATCAGTTACCTCAGATGGTAATAACTTTTCTTTGTGGGGAAGTGGAGAGTGGTGGATGCTTCATGCAGCTCAGAGCATGGCTATTGGTACTGTGATGGTTCGATGGGTCTCAAAGCACTCGGATCCAATTATGGCAACCGGCTGGGTAATGATGCTTTATCCTTACTCTTTCTGTTCAATGGCTTGTTTCACAGAGTTTCAATTAGATGAAGTCAACTTGTTGTTTTTATTGACAGTAGGTCTTGTGTGTACTCAGTTGGAGCGTGAAGTTGGTTGTAGTTGTTTGGGACTTGGGAGGCAATCTATTTGCTATGGGTTATTTGTCGACCCACTTGTATTTGGTTTCTAGAGTAACTTGAGCTCATGGGAGAGGACAACAGTACCTAGGTTATCGATATACATACTATCTGTACCTGTCTATAGAGACATTTTGTAGGTCTTCCTTGAAAATTCTTCAGGCTTGCCTGCCTTGACAATATAGTTCATTATTGTATTTTGCATGTGTTCATATCAGACAATTATTTTCGGTGAACTGATTTGTTGCATTTGGATTTTGTAAACAACCAACAAAACATTTGTCACTTAAAAGTTTTAGTGAAATGAGAAGAGAAGGCAGTAAGAGTTCAAGGAGTGACGCCCTGATTGGCCTTTAAGGACAAGCTCCTCGGTGGTGGTCCCTATGATCTAGTTGGCTCGCTTCAGCCCCATGcagtatatttttgataaaatgtaaattatattacCAAAAGAACATGGTTACCTAAGCTTAAAAGCCTAAAACTCCCCATGCAGTATATGTAGATTCTATAATGGGAGATAAGGAGATTATAGATACTTACAATGGCACCATAAGACATCTTGCAAGTAGAAATGTATCTGCCGTTCAAGAAATAATCAAACAAATGGACCAAAGATGATGAGTGAGAGGCCCTAGATTGGAGCTGCGTATTTCTTCTAAAGTGAACCTATTGACTAATTCAGGAAAGAGAAGCTGAGCATCATCATCAAGGATGAATTTTTTTGTACATAGAGCGATTGTCCTTGCGTTGGGATTGTACTGTTTCTTGCTGGCTGGTGCCCGATTGTGGAATTGGCGAAACCAAACGATGTTCTTAGTAATGTTTACGAAATGTCTACCTGAACTTTGAAATTCTGGATCATTATTTTAATACTTCAggttccttttttatttttatggttcGAGCCGGCTTTGTGTGGTATTTTCAACTATCTGTTTCCCAGTAATGAAAATCTCGTCAAAAAAGAGAAAGTTAGACATAGCATTACACTTTCAATAAAGAGACTCTACTTTAGAGTAGGATATTTCTACAAAAAATATGGTGAAAAGCAGTGATACTATCATCTCAAGTTCACCTACACAAATTTCATAGCATTATTCAACTATCTCCCTCATCTCTTAGCGTTCGATATTCTTCGATCTCCAACAAGTCTTCTTCCTCACTTTTTTTACCAGCTTGCTCTTTCCAGTATGCTACTAACTTTTTCAATCGAACCATCTCTTTGGATGAAATATGTTTGTTGGGATCATTCACAATCATTCTCACTCTCGATGCATATCTGACAAAACCATTACAAGAACCATAATAGACAATTGTATCTGCATTATTTATGAGAGCTGCAAactatagatagatatatgGGAAGTCAGACTTACAGAAGAGAATTGTATGTCTCGTCCAAATTTGATTCGGCTGGAGATACATTAACAAACATTAACGTCTTGGCATTGCCGCCCAATGAATCACTCATCAACATTGTTAACTTGTGATTCCTGTAAGGAATATGTTGGCTGCCCGAAGATAAAGCACCAATAACATCACCTAATGCAGAAAGTGATTTATTGATACTTTGAGCTTCTTTAAGTTGGCAACCAGCAGAGCCTGACTTTTTTACTCTCTCAGAACCAGCAAGATCCACAAAACTCAACTGCAATTTAACAAATATAGGATCAGAATTTGCCCCCATGAAAATAATTCTCATATAGTCCACGAAAAGGATAGTGAGCCTCAATTTATGAGACAATGAGAAATATATTCATTGTCTCATAAATATGGATCTATTTTATCCTTATTGTATTACAGCACTAAGGTTTATCAAGGCATGGAAAGTTAAAGAACTATTTCTTTGACCTAAATGTTGtcaaaattttgagaaaaaaaaaagaagtttttgaGTCAATAATCATTGTGAAATTGGTCACCTTGCCCCTTGAAGCAGACTGGGTTTGAAGATCGATACTTTCGATAACAACCGAAAGTATTAGGTGAGATCTTGAGCTTTCTTCATTCATATTTGTTCCAGAAACATGTCGTCGTTCAGATCCTCTTTCAATAATCATTCGCAGTTCCTCCAAAGTCGATATAGGTATAGTTGTCACATTCTCGACAAAGACCATACCCTACGAAATGCATAATATCAAATTTATGTGTCCAAAAaccaattaaatatatatatatatcacattacCTTAGAATCTTTTTTAATATCTAGTTTCAAGCGTCTTGCACTTTTTGGTAGCAGAAGGTCTACAAGTGTGTCTTGATAAAGTTCCACCATATACGCCTGCATGATTTCTTGTCGTCATCTGATGCCAGAATCTTTGACCACAACATATGTATTAGGATAACAAATTAcctttagagaaaatgaaaatcTGTTGCTATCTCgctttaatattttgaaaagttCCTTCGTAGCTCGAGGTGTGAGTCCAGGATTGTTCTCATGCCCATATATTGTGAAAGTTTTTCCAGAACCAGTTTGACCATATGCGAAGATGCATACATTATATCCATCTATAGCTGACTGTATCAAATACTATTAAAGAAGAATTATATTAGTTCCCAAAACAAAATTGCAAAGGATGAGAGGGAAGTGAACATAGTTACACATCACAATAATACCTTTGTGTCTTCGAAGACATCATCTTGGCTAGCAAGCATGTCAAATACACGATCATATATGTGTTGCTTTCGTTTGTCATCTTTCCACGAATGCTCGACTGTAAACTCATCCACACTTGTTAGCATCTGTTTTTCCCTCTCTGACCTCTCTTTTTCATTTAGCGGTCTTATCCGACAGTATACTCTAATTTTCCCCTTCATATCtacaatcaaatacaaacaaaaaagttatataaacaaattctaaaaagaaTCCAGCAATGAATCTCATTGTAAGTACTTAATCATTATATTACCTTCTATAGTATTGTAATATCTTTTCCTTAGAACCTGTTCTTCCTTGTAAAGTATTTCTAGCTCAGCAAGTTGGGCTCCTTGCATCTTCAAAATGGCAGCTGTTTGCTCATTTTTTCTGTCAATGTCCTACAACCATGATATTGGAATGGAACGTCTTacctttattttaaatttttagctaAATCATGAAAATACATTTCCACCattcaaataaaaacaatattaaaacgATGAAGAGTAATTAAAGAGTACATATACCTCTTTCATTTCTCTTAACTCCTCGAGCTCTTTCAAATTATTCTGCAAGAGCTTCATATCAGAAGTCTTAGTTTCAATCGTACACTCAGCCCTATCCAAGTCTTGAGTAAGGACATCAAGCTTATTTTTAAGTTCAGAAACTTGAAGCTTTAAAAcctttctttcttgttcatatctCTTTTGGTTTTCAACCTGAAATGTTGAAGAGTCAACAACAAGCTAGTATTTCCTACTTATCGGTTCGAATCACCATAAATCTAATACTGATATTCACCTCctctgttttcttattttcaataTTGAAAACACTTTGCTCCAATATTTTGTTCTGACTCAACAACCTCTTTGAATTCTCAACTGCAATGTGCAATTCCTTATTCCGAACTTCTAACTCGGTTTGGATTTTGTATAATTTCTGTGacagaaaattaatttttaaaacacagAATCGCTTACAAAGAACAACATAATATACTCAGTAACTATAGCACACCGACTATGAACCACATTTTAACACATGATATATATTCACCTGATTATTCATTTCAGTTAGTTCTGATTTACTTGATTTTGTGTTGCCCGACTTTGCCAACCTTGCTTCTGTTCCTCGCAGTTCAGACATCAAGGACTACAGTAgataaaatgaataaataaacaACTCCAACCaagcaaaagaaagaagagagagttATGTTATAACTAACTTGAATAGCTGTTTCCTTCTCATCACACAACGTCTTAAGTTTATTACGGTCTAAAGTAACCTCCAACATTTTTTTCCGTTCAGGCTCTAAGTTATGGCGTATAGCTTCTAACTCTTCACGCAGAGTAATTTCTTGCAGATGTTTCTCTCGCACTTCATCCATCAACTATACAACAACATGAAAAATGTGGTAGTAGTTCATCAGCATCAACTCTAAGAGGCCAGAAAATAACATTCTACATACAGTACATGAAAATAGTGAGGAAGGGGTTAAAACTATTGCACTATCTCACAACTGCCAGAGAAAGCAATCCATGATAAAAATCATCTGTAGTATGTTATTTCATGTGTTTCGACAGAGTTAGCTTTCCCTCTAAAATTCAATTTTACACGACAAAGAAACTTGAAATTCCAAAGAATATGTACCTTATCATTCTTCTTCTGGGACTCTTCAAACGCCTTAGACAAATCTTGCACACGTTTTTCATACACTTCAAGATTTTGCGGCTTAGAACTGCAGGATATATCTCCTCCATTAACCAAGCTATTGGCAGCATATCGGGCTTTGGAGTAACGACGCAACATAACATCATTTATATGTGTTTGTAAAGCAACACAGATTTCTTCTCCCTACAAAGAATAAACTGGTGGTTCACATTTACAAGTTGCCCAAATCTGTTGTCGTAAAGAAGAGCAATAATAATGATCCTAAAACAATGATGACTGAACCTGTTTTGTCTCAAACTGAAATATGTGAAGAACACCAGCAACTCTCATTTTGAAAAAGACAGCAGTGTTGCTGCTGCCAAATTGCATTATGTCACGTAATTCAGCTGAGTGCAGATACTCTTTAGGAACCGGTCGAAAAAAGTGAACCTACAAGAAAGCAACAACTAATTCAAATCCAACAAAATACATAAGAATTCCAAAGAACAATAACGTATTCTAAAGAGTCATAAGTATAGCGTCGACTTTGAAACTGACCCCACGTTTGTTGATACCCAAAATAATTCGTCCAGGTAAAAGGCCAATCGGATCATCTATCTTTCGTACGCTAAAAAACACAGAATTCCCATATGGCAGTGCTTTCAATATCCGTAAAAATTGTTGCCTTGCATCATCTTTGGTCACGTTCTCCTACATTCCCACGGACACATACGAAGGAACTTTTAGCATGCTATCACTTCAATCAGATTGTATTTGGCAAAGGTAACTGATAAGGGTAAGATCCAAGTGAACAAAATGCATGGGGTCATTCCTACCATCGAACTGTATCGAGCAAGGATATCTAATTCCCACTCACGCTTGGCTCGGGTTATTGCTATTTGTCTCGGCAAAAATCGCTCAAGAAGTGATGTCCAGTCTCTGATCCGTGACCCAACGAGGaataaaatgatattataaTCGTAACTTTGAAAACAAGCATCCTAAGGTTCAAGACAAGGAAAAATAAACGAGAGGATTTACTAAGAAGTTTAGAATACTAACATGCATGACTCGGGACTATTGACAAACCCAATGCCAACAAGAATTTGTAAGGCACAAAGCTGAGCAGCATCATCCCTTCCAACAGGATAGTTTCCTAGTAAATAGTCATGTTGCAGCTGCAtgcatgtgtgtgtgtgtgtgtcagcAAGGAAATGCAAGTTTTCATGTGAGCATAAATGTGTGATTAGTGAAGAAACAGCTCACTTGTACATAGGAAAGCTGCACAAACATCAGATCTGTTACAGCTTCATCAGACTCtcggaataatttttttttaaagactaGTTTGCAGTGTAGTATCTCTCCTTTATTTCTATCTTTAATAGCTTTGAATTCTGCGAGGAGATCGCCAATATACTTGTTATCATCCAATCCTATATAATCCTCTGCAAATGACGGGTAGAGAAACAATCGATATTGTAGTAACAGTAGGGGACTcagagtttttaagaaaatgatcaagaaataatatgaaagcataCCATTTCCAGGATCAGATGATTTGGAAGTTGAAACCACTTTACGACATTCAAAAAAACCGAAGCTAGAAAAGGCTGATAGTTTAATTGTCCCAGCTAGCTCCTGATACGGAAAAGTGAATGCTGCAGTGAGAGAGAATTATAACCGAAAGCAAAGGGGGGGGAGCACTGCTTTGAACAAGAATGCAATGCAAGGAAAACAGAAAGGAAAGAAGAGGATACCTCAACAGCATCAGAGACTGTAGTAGCCATGTCATAGGAGATTTCTTCAAAAGTTTCATCGAGAAAGAAGACAATGGTTGTAAGCTTTCGACGGGTCAAAAGAGCTTCAATTTCTTCACGGGCAGGGGTGGTATGCCTAGGACCAGCTTTGATAGAGCGCTTTAAGGCCTTGGAAGTATTAAGAGAAAGAAGCTGAGCCTCTGGTACAGTTGTTGCATCGTGCGCGACATTGTGGATATACTCAGAGAGATATGCAGCGATATCTTTGCTAGGGGGCATTGAGGATGCACATAGGTACATGAGTTCCCACGCTCTAATCAAGTAGTGGCTGTGAGGATTATGTCTAGTCTGTTTGGAGATTTGGGCAAAAAGTTCGTCCCGGAGTTGAACACGCTTCAAGGTTTTTTTGAAAAGCTTTCCAACAAGGTCAATGCGTTCATCTAAAGAGGGTGGAGTAGAAGAATCAACGCCCATATACTTTAAGATGAGATTAAACAACTTGGTAGCACGGGTGAGGAGATCGGTGTTAATCTTGAGCAAGGATGTGGGGATGGGATCCTGGAAGACGATTTTTTGAGCAACAAAGTCAAAGTCAATATAGGAGGAAGtggagcagaagaagaagaagaccttCTGGAAGCAAAGCATGTCCTCGAAAGTGAAGCGCTCTTTTTGGAGATGAGATTGAGAGCCCCCCGATGACTTTTTGGAATAGAAGAAGCCACGCTTGCCACCAGACTGGATTTGCTTCTGCATAAGCCGCAGAAAAGCTTCAACCTGGAAGCGATCGATGAGGGGAATGGCTGCAGCGAGGTCGGCAGGAATTGAAGCTGGGGAGCTGCTGAATTtgtcaaataaattaattaataatgttgCCAAAATTCAGAGACGAGCTCTTCAAACACTTACAGAGCAGAGGATTCGGCATCGAAGTCGGTCCCAGAGGGATCGGGAACATACAAGCAAGAAGAAGCATCGGCTGCAACTTCGTTGCCATTGCCAGAGCTCAGTGAAGAATTACTTCCTCGTTGGCCCTCCATTTCCCCCCCGACTAGCAAAAGAGAATGAGACTGTAGATCTGGAGCACAAATTGACCACACACCCAGAGAGAGACGAGAGACGAGAGTCACGGGAGATATATATTAATTGCCTTTTCTTCCCATTCAATACTACTTCACGATTCAGCTGATTATGGTTTCTTCTCAGAAGATCACTCCCCGTCCTTGTCCTTGTCCTTGTCATTGTCTTGTGTGTGGGTTGAAAGTTTGAATCTAAATAAATGAATAGCCGAAGAAAAAAAGCGAGACGTGCCTCCACGTCGTCCATTATAGTTATAGTTGTGCCTCCaacaccaaaaacaaaaatcttctCAACATCTCTCTTCTGCTTTGGTGTCATCTTTGAttacaataataattttttttctttctcactgTTTTGCATTATCAATACTGCATGTTTCAAATTTGACAATACtacatgtatgtatgtatataatatgCAAGGCCGGCCAATTCAACACAAGCCTAGTAGTTTATTacatttattttcctttttagacCTAAACCCAATAGTGCTCCATCACCTTGTCCATTTCACAGCTTTGCCATTGCTAAGGCTGGCAAATTTTTCCTTGCTGGAAACTTTAGatcctcttcttcctccactCTCTTGAAGTACTGCTCTACCATCCGATCCTTCATCTCCTCCAGCCGCCATGGCTCCCACTGTAATTTTAACTAGTACATCAACGATCTACACCGCAAACATTATAAATGGAcagagattttttttgtgtgttaaaCCTTTGGATTCTTATCTTTGTCAATCAATATGGCTCTGCACCCCTGCATAAGAAAGAAAGACAAGTTGTTGTAATTATGTCTCTACAACAAGGACATTTTCAAAAGAAAGAATATACAATGGGAGAAAGTTGACAGAACCTCCACAAAATCTTTGCTTATATCTCCCTTTAGCACATGACACACCATTCTATACTCACGGCTAAGGCACTGCCCCACCCCCTGCAACCTTCCTTCTcttatctgaaaatatatatatacgcaCAGTCAGCTCTTTCcatcattctctctctctctgaataGGTGTGATGCAACTAACCGATCTAAGAGAGATTTTAAGGCTTGCTGGTGAAGCCTTTTTCAATGCTCTAATAGTGCTTGAGATCCAATCATCGCCTCCATGGGTGGCCTCTCTCTCCTAAGCAGCACATACAATGATAGAGAGCATCGTCAAAGGTGTATCAGTCAACCTAGCATCGCAATCCAACATATCAACTATATCGATGAAAAACTCACAAGTGCAGCTATAATTTCTTCCACCGTTCTCCCCGAGAAGCACCTATCAATAACATCCAACCTGccccaaaagaaaacaaacgGAAAAGATAAGAAACAGTTTGACTCTGCTCTCTTTGATCCTCACAAGTCACAAATCTTTCATTCAAGTTCTCATGAGAAAAAGATTACCTAAAACATGATAAATATGTAATGTGATCATGATAAATAACAGATCAAATGTTTTAGCACATGACATAGAATGCGTGAAACTTTGGCATGCCAAAAGATACTAAGCAAACTCCGGTACAATAGAAAGAATTAAAGATATGATCATATACACTTGCCTGTGGTAAGCACTCTGCTGTTTAAGGTGCGGATTCTGTGTGTATGCATCGAGAATTGTTGAGACCAAGGCTGGATCACTTGAATCAACTCTGCAAAGTTCTGCTTCCAATGCAGTCAATCTCTGTACAAGGAGTAACCTGACTAAGTAACAATCCTTTGCAGAGTAAATATTGCTTGACGGTAGTCGCTCAATATAAGAAACCTCTCAAGTGTCAAAAGTCACTCAAGAATGTAATAGGAACGATataaccaaatcacagtccacaAATTTGGTAATGAACACTAAGTCCTAACAGCTACAGCTAATCACGCTGGCTGGAGAAAATAAACATGATGAACAAGACTCTATTCCAAAGACATATGACAACAGCGTAAGACAGGAAAGACACCTCCAACATTCCTTGGCATGAAGATGATAAATAGAGACATAAGTTTTTACAGAGGTTTCAAATGTCAATATAAAGAACCCAACGGCATTAGCATGTCAAGTTCCGGCGGATGGGAAATACCAAAAGATTTAAGAAAGGGAAATTCATACCGTTGAAGGAAGATAATGAGTAGCAAGACCACAAGCAAGCATGTCAGCGCCATCTAACCTAGCTCCTGTGAGGCCAACATACTCTCCTGAACAAGAAGGGTGAGAGAGGGAGATAGCCTGTGGATCTAAAggaaatgcaaaaaaaaaaaaagagagagtattGTTACCAAAAAATCCAGGGAGTCTAGACAAGAAGTAGGAAGCGCCTACATCCGGAAAGAGCCCGAGAACTGTCTCGGGCATGGCAAAAACCTTGGAAAAACGAGAAAGATATGAGCATATAGACTTGAGAGACATTTATATGTCTTCATAAATGGACATGGAGAATACCGTGTTCTCAGTAGCAATACGAAATGGACCATGGACGGAGACACCAGCTCCGCCTCCCATGACAATACCATTCAAAATTGAAACCTAATGGAAAACGAAGGAAGGAACACATGATGAGCGTTATACGAGTAATTCATTGAAAGGAAGGAGGGACCTGAGGTTTGGTATAGGTGGCCATAACATAGTTGAGCATGTATTCATCTGCGAAGAACTTGGCACCGAGTCTCCAATTGCCTAGTTAGTCCACGGAAATAGAGAAagtaagaaaaggaaaagaaaagatggATAACATATTATACATTACCTTGTCCGATGTCACGAACGACAGCTGAAACATCACCACCAGCACAAAAGGCTCTTCCCTGACCCTGTGGCAaaagttagttagttagttagttattCCACTGTGTGTGAGAGAGCAAACATAATAAGGATAGTGATTTTACCTTAAGGATAACAAGTTTCACACTAGGGTCCTCCTCATATGCAAGGAACAGTTGCAGCAACCGAGATATCTAACAAATAGAAGATTGATTTGAGTCATCATGACGAAACCAATTGCGCATTAGGGAGGAAGATTCAATACCATTTGGAAGGACAGAGCATTCAGCTGCTTTGGTCTGTTCAGTGTCAATATTCTAACACTCGATTTCTCTTCCACCAAAACCTGTTATTAAAAAACAATTGGTTCGGTTCAGTGAGGGAGGGGGCGAATTGATCATCATTCATGTTAAACAAGAGGAAAAGAGACCTGCGAGTGAGAGGCCATCTCCTCttattcttctctttctttctgacAACGATCCTCAGCCAGCAGTAACTAACTAGATCGAGGGGAAATGGTACCTTAGTTTTTGTCTTCCTTCGGATTAAAAACAGACCAAATTGGGATTTATATCAATCACTTTGAATGGAAAACAAAAACCAACACCTATTTCTCAATTCCAGGCGCCGCTGTGGCGTTAGAGTTATTGAGGTCTTGCTTCGAATTCGCAATGAAGAGATAGAACGAAGATAAGATGGGATAGGATAGGATTAAAGCTTTCAagtt
This window of the Brassica napus cultivar Da-Ae unplaced genomic scaffold, Da-Ae ScsIHWf_913;HRSCAF=1296, whole genome shotgun sequence genome carries:
- the LOC125606629 gene encoding kinesin-like protein KIN-14E isoform X4 — protein: MEGQRGSNSSLSSGNGNEVAADASSCLYVPDPSGTDFDAESSALSPASIPADLAAAIPLIDRFQVEAFLRLMQKQIQSGGKRGFFYSKKSSGGSQSHLQKERFTFEDMLCFQKDPIPTSLLKINTDLLTRATKLFNLILKYMGVDSSTPPSLDERIDLVGKLFKKTLKRVQLRDELFAQISKQTRHNPHSHYLIRAWELMYLCASSMPPSKDIAAYLSEYIHNVAHDATTVPEAQLLSLNTSKALKRSIKAGPRHTTPAREEIEALLTRRKLTTIVFFLDETFEEISYDMATTVSDAVEELAGTIKLSAFSSFGFFECRKVVSTSKSSDPGNEDYIGLDDNKYIGDLLAEFKAIKDRNKGEILHCKLVFKKKLFRESDEAVTDLMFVQLSYVQLQHDYLLGNYPVGRDDAAQLCALQILVGIGFVNSPESCIDWTSLLERFLPRQIAITRAKREWELDILARYSSMENVTKDDARQQFLRILKALPYGNSVFFSVRKIDDPIGLLPGRIILGINKRGVHFFRPVPKEYLHSAELRDIMQFGSSNTAVFFKMRVAGVLHIFQFETKQGEEICVALQTHINDVMLRRYSKARYAANSLVNGGDISCSSKPQNLEVYEKRVQDLSKAFEESQKKNDKLMDEVREKHLQEITLREELEAIRHNLEPERKKMLEVTLDRNKLKTLCDEKETAIQSLMSELRGTEARLAKSGNTKSSKSELTEMNNQKLYKIQTELEVRNKELHIAVENSKRLLSQNKILEQSVFNIENKKTEEVENQKRYEQERKVLKLQVSELKNKLDVLTQDLDRAECTIETKTSDMKLLQNNLKELEELREMKEDIDRKNEQTAAILKMQGAQLAELEILYKEEQVLRKRYYNTIEDMKGKIRVYCRIRPLNEKERSEREKQMLTSVDEFTVEHSWKDDKRKQHIYDRVFDMLASQDDVFEDTKYLIQSAIDGYNVCIFAYGQTGSGKTFTIYGHENNPGLTPRATKELFKILKRDSNRFSFSLKAYMVELYQDTLVDLLLPKSARRLKLDIKKDSKGMVFVENVTTIPISTLEELRMIIERGSERRHVSGTNMNEESSRSHLILSVVIESIDLQTQSASRGKLSFVDLAGSERVKKSGSAGCQLKEAQSINKSLSALGDVIGALSSGSQHIPYRNHKLTMLMSDSLGGNAKTLMFVNVSPAESNLDETYNSLLYASRVRMIVNDPNKHISSKEMVRLKKLVAYWKEQAGKKSEEEDLLEIEEYRTLRDEGDS
- the LOC125606629 gene encoding kinesin-like protein KIN-14E isoform X2; translated protein: MEGQRGSNSSLSSGNGNEVAADASSCLYVPDPSGTDFDAESSALSPASIPADLAAAIPLIDRFQVEAFLRLMQKQIQSGGKRGFFYSKKSSGGSQSHLQKERFTFEDMLCFQKVFFFFCSTSSYIDFDFVAQKIVFQDPIPTSLLKINTDLLTRATKLFNLILKYMGVDSSTPPSLDERIDLVGKLFKKTLKRVQLRDELFAQISKQTRHNPHSHYLIRAWELMYLCASSMPPSKDIAAYLSEYIHNVAHDATTVPEAQLLSLNTSKALKRSIKAGPRHTTPAREEIEALLTRRKLTTIVFFLDETFEEISYDMATTVSDAVEELAGTIKLSAFSSFGFFECRKVVSTSKSSDPGNEDYIGLDDNKYIGDLLAEFKAIKDRNKGEILHCKLVFKKKLFRESDEAVTDLMFVQLSYVQLQHDYLLGNYPVGRDDAAQLCALQILVGIGFVNSPESCIDWTSLLERFLPRQIAITRAKREWELDILARYSSMENVTKDDARQQFLRILKALPYGNSVFFSVRKIDDPIGLLPGRIILGINKRGVHFFRPVPKEYLHSAELRDIMQFGSSNTAVFFKMRVAGVLHIFQFETKQGEEICVALQTHINDVMLRRYSKARYAANSLVNGGDISCSSKPQNLEVYEKRVQDLSKAFEESQKKNDKLMDEVREKHLQEITLREELEAIRHNLEPERKKMLEVTLDRNKLKTLCDEKETAIQSLMSELRGTEARLAKSGNTKSSKSELTEMNNQKLYKIQTELEVRNKELHIAVENSKRLLSQNKILEQSVFNIENKKTEEVENQKRYEQERKVLKLQVSELKNKLDVLTQDLDRAECTIETKTSDMKLLQNNLKELEELREMKEDIDRKNEQTAAILKMQGAQLAELEILYKEEQVLRKRYYNTIEDMKGKIRVYCRIRPLNEKERSEREKQMLTSVDEFTVEHSWKDDKRKQHIYDRVFDMLASQDDVFEDTKYLIQSAIDGYNVCIFAYGQTGSGKTFTIYGHENNPGLTPRATKELFKILKRDSNRFSFSLKAYMVELYQDTLVDLLLPKSARRLKLDIKKDSKGMVFVENVTTIPISTLEELRMIIERGSERRHVSGTNMNEESSRSHLILSVVIESIDLQTQSASRGKLSFVDLAGSERVKKSGSAGCQLKEAQSINKSLSALGDVIGALSSGSQHIPYRNHKLTMLMSDSLGGNAKTLMFVNVSPAESNLDETYNSLLYASRVRMIVNDPNKHISSKEMVRLKKLVAYWKEQAGKKSEEEDLLEIEEYRTLRDEGDS